The region GAATAAGCGTAACCAAATTAAAGCTAAGCAGGAACGGCATGAAAAGATCAATGCAATAGGTCAATGCGGTTAGTATTAGGCTGGCGGTAACTGAAACGGGTATCCACTTCCCTTCCTGGATAATACGTGACAGTAACATACCAATGGTGAATTCAAAAATACGCGTTGGTGGGAAGGTATAGGCAAGCCACCATTGAATTTCGCCCACGTCAAAAGGCCAACCTTCAATCAGTGGCGCGGTAGGAAATAATGTATAGATTGCGCCATTAGCCGCAATTAAAGCGGCATAGCAAAATATTACTGAAATCCATAAGGATTCAGGCGGTATTTTTTTTACGAGCTTGAGTAAGAATGGGTAAATAATATAAAGAAACACAATGACAGATAGAAACCAACTGGGGACATTTCCGCCAATATAAATATCACCTTGTGGTATCCATGTCTGTATCAATAATAAGTTGGGTAACCAGACATCAAAACGTCCAACTCTGATTATTCCAGTGGTAATAAGTAGTATGATAATGAATATACTTACAGGGTATATTTTTGCGAATCGTTTTTTATAGAACTGGAGTGGATTGCTGACGGATGGCGATGACCAGTTCATGACAAACCCACTCAGGATAAAAAAGAACGAAACACTTACCCATCCTGCCTTACTGAGGACAAAAGAGTAGGCTTCGCCGATAGATACATCTGAGAACAGGTTTAACATATTCCCGAGCGATGTGTGAAAGAGGTACACAAGAAGGGCAGCAATAATTCGAGTGCCGTTTAGCGATGGCAAATTAGGTAGATACCCTTTTGGTGTTCTCTTTATAATAATATTACTCTGATAATAATGTGAACTTTCCTTTTTTACGATGAGGTTACTGTCCATTTTTTTCTCCTATTTAAACGCGATGCGAAAAATGAGGAAAGATATCTATCATTAAAAAATGTATAAATAGCATTCTATATAATAAAATCGTGTTTCTTTATAAGGAAAGTAAATGGCATGGATAAATAATTATCCTGCGAGGTAAAACATAGGATTTCAATTTATTAATACCACAATAACTTTTGGTTCACAAAATGGTTTTTAATTTTTCATTTTATTATTTTTTATCTATTGGTTTTATAATGAATTTTATTCATATCTAACGGATTATATCTGTGAATAATTGGTGAAAGGAAAATAGTGGCGGGGACGATTAATTTGAATAGAAATTGGTTTGCTGGTGAGGGAATTATGCAAGAATTATCAGAGAGTTCTGCCATATTTGAATGTCATCAATCTGATAAGAAAAGTGGGGTCTATTGAGATGTGCCCTGCTTATTCCTTTTTTGTCCACTGAACCGCAAAAATGGTGCCGCCCCACACGGGCTATTTGCCTGCTCCTTTCCGTGATGCGATTCCGGGTGGACGGCAGGCGAAAGCTGGGCGGCTAACTTCTGGGCTGAATTCGGTTTACTCCCTTATTTCCCGATACAAAAACTCGAAAAAATACGGCCTAACAGATCGTCAGAGGTGAACTCACCGGTGATTTCACTCAGGGATTGCTGTGCCAGCCGCAGTTCTTCTGCCAATAGTTCGCCAGCGTAGGCGCTCACCAACTGCTCTTTGCCCTGAACCAGATGCTGGGCTGCCAGTTCCAGTGCTTGCAGGTGGCGACGCCGTGCCAGGAAACCGCCTTCCGTGTTGCTGGTGAAACCCATACTTTGTTTGAGATGATCGCGCAGCGTATCTACACCGTCACCCGTACGGGCGGAAAGACGGATAAGTGAGTGAGTGTTCACATCCTCGATACCAAGCGTTTCACCAGTAACGTCAGCCTTATTGCGCACTACGGTAATCGGCAACGTTTTTGGCAGACGAGCCATAAATTCTGGCCAGATCTGTTCCGGCTCAGTCGCCTGCGTCGTGGTGCCATCGACCATGAACAGCACGCGATCGGCCTGTTCGATTTCCTGCCAGGCACGTTCAATTCCAATGCGTTCGACCTCGTCGCTGGCATCACGTAATCCGGCGGTATCGATGAT is a window of Pectobacterium punjabense DNA encoding:
- a CDS encoding acyltransferase family protein, which encodes MDSNLIVKKESSHYYQSNIIIKRTPKGYLPNLPSLNGTRIIAALLVYLFHTSLGNMLNLFSDVSIGEAYSFVLSKAGWVSVSFFFILSGFVMNWSSPSVSNPLQFYKKRFAKIYPVSIFIIILLITTGIIRVGRFDVWLPNLLLIQTWIPQGDIYIGGNVPSWFLSVIVFLYIIYPFLLKLVKKIPPESLWISVIFCYAALIAANGAIYTLFPTAPLIEGWPFDVGEIQWWLAYTFPPTRIFEFTIGMLLSRIIQEGKWIPVSVTASLILTALTYCIDLFMPFLLSFNLVTLIPLTLLIGSLAVNDLQGKRSFLHAKSMQWLGSISFCFYLIHFLVLRLLNAWTDGNQYNVIDAALLIIAAGAVSLIAGWLLYQFIEQPIGNLLAAKKKQNVSNQVQESNPTS